Proteins encoded in a region of the Pseudomonas syringae KCTC 12500 genome:
- a CDS encoding prepilin-type N-terminal cleavage/methylation domain-containing protein — protein sequence MRGTQRGFTLLEVLLVISLLGVLLVLVAGALLGANRAVLKAERYTVNLDEVRAAQAFLRSSIAQALPLDTSGEDDVNSGFFEGSAQQLRFVATLPGELGGGIQVHSLELKGPQEHRSLQVSFAQVLSSANGIALKPWGEPQVLLQNVESLTFSYRGLTPKGKPTGWMAEWPWPNRLPGAVRIDMQTHGAVKWVSEVVALRLDLSGGAGGE from the coding sequence ATGAGGGGCACTCAGCGTGGCTTCACGCTGCTGGAAGTGTTGCTGGTGATCAGCCTGCTTGGTGTGCTGCTGGTGCTGGTTGCCGGGGCGTTACTGGGTGCCAATCGTGCGGTGCTCAAGGCTGAGCGCTACACCGTGAACCTGGACGAGGTCCGCGCCGCGCAAGCGTTTCTGCGCAGCTCGATCGCTCAGGCGCTGCCGCTGGACACGTCTGGCGAAGATGACGTCAACAGCGGTTTTTTTGAAGGCTCGGCGCAGCAGTTGCGGTTTGTCGCAACGCTGCCCGGCGAGTTGGGCGGCGGTATCCAGGTTCACAGCCTGGAGCTCAAGGGGCCGCAAGAGCATCGGTCTTTGCAGGTGTCGTTCGCTCAGGTTCTGTCCAGTGCGAATGGCATCGCCCTCAAACCCTGGGGTGAGCCTCAGGTATTGCTGCAAAACGTCGAGTCGTTGACGTTCAGTTATCGCGGGCTGACGCCCAAGGGCAAGCCGACCGGCTGGATGGCCGAATGGCCCTGGCCGAATCGCTTGCCGGGCGCGGTGCGCATCGACATGCAGACCCATGGCGCGGTGAAATGGGTCTCGGAAGTGGTGGCCTTGCGTCTGGACCTGTCCGGCGGGGCGGGCGGCGAATGA
- a CDS encoding type II secretion system protein yields MKTSQSGFTLLEMLAALTVMAVCSGVLLVAFGQSARSLQQVSRSDRLSHAARTIMDQESAGPLENGTRKGELAGIDWTLDIRQLPGANGQARMFRLDLMLSEHQRKAQFSTFKLRGAVSGAGS; encoded by the coding sequence ATGAAAACATCGCAGTCGGGGTTCACCCTGCTGGAAATGCTTGCTGCACTGACCGTCATGGCGGTGTGCAGCGGTGTTCTGCTGGTGGCGTTCGGGCAAAGCGCGCGCTCCTTGCAGCAGGTGTCGCGCAGTGACCGGCTGAGCCATGCGGCACGCACGATAATGGATCAGGAAAGCGCCGGTCCGCTGGAAAACGGTACGCGAAAGGGAGAGCTCGCAGGCATCGACTGGACACTGGATATCCGTCAGCTGCCGGGTGCCAATGGTCAGGCGAGGATGTTTCGCCTCGACCTGATGCTCAGTGAGCATCAGCGCAAGGCCCAGTTCAGTACGTTTAAATTGCGTGGCGCTGTCAGCGGGGCGGGGTCATGA